The Pseudodesulfovibrio sp. zrk46 genome contains a region encoding:
- a CDS encoding transporter substrate-binding domain-containing protein — MIIAAGVWKYGKSGERSTQWCDAEKNVQLLDAFHFFVHINRMLGEYITRFLSLVLLVLMMGGAAIAEEVKVGIGFSIPPYVIKNNNSGLEVEIIRSSLAAAGHAVQFIYLPNLRLPVEFAQNNVDCVAANASYDLANDSGRPVSRSDETLSLQNYAITLSRNGLVINSLQDLGDKQVLAFNNAVKYLSPTFAAIAGANPHYSELADQSLQVRMLYSGRTQVVVADKRIFLWWRQQILNSNLADDVDMLVPLKFHAIFPPSPRRVHFGSKRLCSEFNNGLATIKKNGLYDRIMERYVKTDI, encoded by the coding sequence ATGATTATCGCCGCCGGGGTATGGAAATACGGCAAATCGGGTGAGCGGTCAACGCAGTGGTGCGACGCTGAAAAAAATGTCCAGCTTCTGGACGCGTTCCATTTTTTCGTGCATATAAACCGTATGTTAGGGGAATATATAACGCGTTTTCTTAGTCTTGTGCTGCTTGTCTTGATGATGGGCGGTGCAGCCATTGCCGAAGAAGTCAAAGTTGGCATTGGATTTTCCATTCCCCCTTACGTGATAAAGAACAATAATTCCGGTCTGGAAGTGGAGATCATCCGCTCTTCTTTGGCCGCTGCCGGTCATGCCGTCCAATTTATCTATCTTCCCAATCTTCGTTTGCCCGTGGAATTCGCACAGAACAATGTGGACTGTGTCGCTGCCAATGCGTCCTATGATCTGGCCAATGATTCCGGCCGTCCCGTGAGCCGATCGGATGAAACTCTTTCGCTCCAGAACTATGCCATAACCTTGTCGCGAAACGGGCTGGTTATCAATTCATTGCAGGACTTGGGCGACAAGCAGGTGTTGGCATTCAATAACGCTGTTAAGTATCTCAGTCCCACCTTCGCCGCCATTGCCGGGGCCAATCCTCATTACTCCGAGTTGGCCGACCAGTCCCTTCAGGTCCGTATGCTCTATTCAGGGCGCACCCAGGTAGTGGTTGCGGACAAACGGATATTCCTGTGGTGGCGACAACAGATATTGAATTCCAACCTTGCTGATGACGTGGATATGCTTGTCCCGTTGAAGTTCCACGCCATTTTCCCTCCCTCTCCTCGCCGTGTGCATTTTGGCAGCAAAAGACTGTGCAGCGAATTCAACAACGGCTTGGCGACGATCAAGAAAAACGGTCTCTATGATCGCATCATGGAACGCTACGTAAAAACCGATATTTAG
- a CDS encoding methyl-accepting chemotaxis protein, which yields MRFSDVSISVKIIGSFLFIVLLFLATGILVKVFQNATVNSAKVMETSLGMKIAVRSDMQMIMEILAGNDDKGLDSTRAEHEQFSKEYELLSDDILKLSGDARVQDTVEKARSLHASEFEPRIAKIYSLKKDSLQALRDLDKAMVQMELAFDEVVTVSEQFEETASNSVDERLNAGADAFEVLSKELSWVDIVMEIKANLAVTRITIEEFVQGEDPDELNALEKEYKEDVAAFDVFASALIKGGSAFGDIVVAVDDPALVPLANKLDEVHDKVFQPAAARVMEMHRKYADINVALAKEDAAADEAGESLFEMIETVEAYAKKNMDGRVVDSNMALLSGVGVSMLLALGLGLFLSRKITRPLQVALDTSNVMAEGDLSRNVESDSKDETGRMLSSMGAMLHKLRDVVFGVNDSVEQVAAAGEELASTAQTLSQNSTEQAASIEELSGSVEEVTSSIAQTASNSRETSNIANTASGKAVESGEAVTHAVTAMKEIADKISIIEEIARQTNLLALNAAIEAARAGEHGKGFAVVAAEVRKLAERSGQAAGEISELSSNTVSVADKAVNMLHELVPDIEKTAELVSEISAACEEQDSAIKQISTALDGVEQVTQATASASEEMASTAEELSSQAEGLQRMMDFFNTGQQSAGMTRKAPAALPPGGDAGLERF from the coding sequence ATGCGTTTTTCGGATGTTTCCATCAGCGTGAAAATAATCGGGAGCTTTCTTTTCATTGTTCTGCTTTTTCTGGCGACCGGGATTCTCGTCAAGGTCTTCCAGAATGCGACCGTGAACTCGGCCAAAGTGATGGAGACGTCGCTGGGCATGAAGATCGCAGTCCGTTCCGACATGCAGATGATCATGGAAATTCTCGCGGGTAACGACGATAAGGGCTTGGACAGCACCCGTGCAGAGCATGAGCAGTTTTCCAAAGAGTATGAACTCCTTTCGGATGATATCCTGAAGTTGTCTGGAGACGCCCGGGTGCAGGATACGGTTGAAAAGGCGCGGAGTCTCCATGCATCGGAATTTGAGCCTCGCATCGCCAAGATTTACTCCCTGAAGAAAGATTCTCTTCAGGCCTTGAGGGATCTGGATAAGGCCATGGTGCAGATGGAGCTGGCTTTTGACGAGGTCGTCACGGTGAGTGAGCAGTTTGAAGAGACGGCATCCAACAGCGTGGACGAGCGCCTCAATGCAGGTGCGGACGCCTTTGAAGTCCTCTCCAAGGAGTTGTCCTGGGTGGATATCGTCATGGAGATCAAGGCCAATCTGGCAGTGACCCGAATTACAATTGAAGAATTCGTTCAGGGTGAAGACCCTGATGAACTGAATGCACTGGAAAAGGAATACAAGGAAGATGTTGCAGCATTTGACGTGTTCGCATCGGCCCTGATCAAGGGTGGAAGCGCATTCGGGGATATTGTCGTGGCCGTGGACGATCCCGCTTTGGTGCCACTTGCCAATAAGCTGGATGAAGTACACGACAAGGTGTTTCAGCCCGCTGCTGCAAGAGTGATGGAGATGCACCGCAAGTATGCGGATATCAACGTTGCCCTCGCTAAGGAAGATGCCGCTGCTGACGAGGCGGGCGAATCCTTATTTGAAATGATAGAAACCGTTGAGGCTTACGCCAAGAAAAACATGGACGGAAGAGTCGTGGATTCCAATATGGCGCTCCTGTCTGGCGTCGGCGTGTCCATGCTGCTTGCGCTTGGTCTTGGGCTGTTCCTCTCGCGCAAAATTACTCGTCCCTTGCAGGTGGCATTGGATACCTCCAATGTCATGGCCGAGGGTGACCTCTCTCGTAATGTCGAGTCCGACAGCAAGGACGAAACCGGACGGATGCTCAGCTCCATGGGAGCGATGCTCCACAAGCTGCGTGACGTGGTGTTCGGTGTGAACGATTCCGTAGAGCAGGTGGCCGCTGCAGGCGAAGAGCTCGCTTCCACGGCGCAAACCCTTTCCCAGAATAGCACCGAGCAGGCTGCCAGCATTGAAGAGCTGAGTGGCTCGGTGGAAGAGGTTACTTCCTCCATTGCCCAGACAGCCAGCAATTCACGGGAAACCTCCAATATCGCCAATACGGCGTCCGGCAAGGCTGTGGAGAGTGGTGAAGCCGTCACCCATGCGGTTACGGCCATGAAGGAGATCGCCGACAAGATCAGCATCATCGAAGAGATTGCCCGTCAGACCAACCTGCTGGCCCTCAACGCCGCCATCGAAGCCGCTCGTGCCGGTGAGCACGGCAAGGGGTTCGCAGTGGTTGCCGCCGAGGTGCGCAAGCTGGCAGAGCGAAGCGGTCAGGCCGCTGGCGAAATCAGTGAGCTGTCCTCCAATACGGTTTCCGTGGCTGACAAGGCCGTGAACATGCTGCACGAGCTGGTCCCGGATATCGAGAAGACCGCAGAGTTGGTCAGCGAGATCAGCGCGGCCTGCGAAGAACAGGATTCGGCCATCAAGCAGATATCCACGGCCCTCGATGGCGTGGAGCAGGTGACGCAGGCTACAGCCTCTGCCTCCGAGGAAATGGCGTCCACCGCAGAAGAACTGTCCAGCCAGGCCGAAGGGCTTCAACGCATGATGGACTTCTTCAATACCGGACAGCAGTCCGCCGGCATGACGCGCAAGGCGCCTGCCGCACTGCCGCCCGGTGGAGACGCTGGTCTGGAACGATTTTAG
- a CDS encoding DUF2628 domain-containing protein — protein MSLVTLPHSDEDYATFVDRNLHKFIPKFKGYSVNPTGFHPGWNWAAFFFTFWWFLYRKMYMWAVICFITLWLPYLNLLIVIGWGVAANNLYYKHANTKIAEVKAFHGDGYRMYLRDAGGVNGWVPWVGLLVSGGFIILLLLLGVLGAAFMAAT, from the coding sequence ATGAGTCTCGTTACGCTGCCTCATTCCGATGAAGATTACGCCACTTTTGTGGACCGGAATCTCCATAAATTCATCCCGAAGTTTAAGGGGTACTCCGTCAATCCCACCGGATTCCATCCCGGATGGAACTGGGCTGCGTTCTTCTTCACCTTCTGGTGGTTTCTCTACCGGAAGATGTACATGTGGGCCGTGATCTGCTTCATCACCCTGTGGCTTCCCTATCTCAACCTGCTCATCGTCATCGGCTGGGGTGTTGCCGCCAACAATCTTTACTACAAACACGCCAATACCAAGATCGCCGAGGTCAAGGCGTTCCATGGCGACGGCTATCGCATGTACCTGCGCGATGCCGGCGGCGTGAACGGTTGGGTACCCTGGGTCGGGCTGCTTGTTTCGGGCGGTTTCATTATTCTCTTGCTCCTGCTCGGGGTGCTGGGAGCCGCGTTCATGGCAGCCACCTGA
- a CDS encoding bacteriohemerythrin produces MSSCIEWKNKFSVGVKRIDDEHKVLVGLINKAFDSSELMDATEATFSLLRDMNDYAEMHFATEDTLMREYNYPTMDLHLKEHDLFRRRVSEALARGKNGADPYKVFQFLRDWFYNHTMKDDMALGEYLQSKRLS; encoded by the coding sequence ATGTCGTCTTGTATTGAGTGGAAGAACAAGTTCTCTGTCGGCGTGAAGCGGATAGATGATGAACATAAGGTCCTGGTTGGACTGATTAATAAGGCGTTTGACTCGTCGGAACTCATGGATGCAACCGAGGCCACCTTCAGTTTGCTCAGGGATATGAACGACTACGCCGAGATGCATTTCGCCACCGAGGATACGTTGATGCGTGAGTATAACTATCCGACCATGGATCTGCACCTGAAGGAACACGATCTTTTTCGGCGAAGGGTCAGCGAGGCATTGGCCCGAGGCAAGAACGGCGCTGATCCATATAAGGTATTTCAGTTTCTGCGCGACTGGTTTTACAACCACACCATGAAGGATGACATGGCTCTTGGCGAATACCTTCAGTCCAAGAGACTGTCCTGA
- a CDS encoding transporter substrate-binding domain-containing protein yields MKLFFSAALLCLTIILIPTLSPAQDVAVGLDHFPPWKVVENGSFNGIDVEMTKALLAEVGMTPTFIECPWARCLNLMQVGKLQFLSGVLKRPEREKYLLFIEPPYKTKSAKVFYRLKTSQDIKSIDDLHGKIIGVQRNAKYFNEFDNRENLMKEEVNDDKFNFLKLANGRVDTVLSTESQGDYLVSTLGLGHLMTKATYRHDETVPVYFAVSKRSALAGKIDELNAAAKRLKDNGTFDAIIRNYFDLLKSSQ; encoded by the coding sequence ATGAAACTCTTTTTCTCCGCAGCGTTGCTCTGTCTGACGATTATTCTGATTCCGACCCTCTCCCCGGCCCAGGATGTCGCTGTGGGCCTCGACCACTTCCCGCCATGGAAAGTAGTGGAGAACGGATCGTTCAATGGAATAGATGTCGAGATGACCAAGGCCCTGCTGGCGGAAGTAGGCATGACGCCGACATTCATTGAGTGCCCATGGGCGCGCTGTTTGAACCTGATGCAAGTCGGCAAGCTCCAATTTCTGAGCGGTGTCCTCAAACGTCCTGAACGCGAAAAGTACCTGCTGTTCATTGAGCCTCCGTACAAGACGAAATCTGCCAAGGTATTCTACCGCCTTAAAACCTCACAGGACATCAAGTCCATCGACGACTTGCACGGAAAGATCATTGGCGTTCAGAGGAATGCAAAGTATTTCAATGAATTCGACAATAGAGAGAATCTCATGAAGGAAGAAGTGAACGACGACAAGTTCAACTTCCTGAAGCTGGCGAACGGCCGGGTGGATACGGTGCTCTCCACCGAGAGCCAGGGAGACTATCTGGTGAGCACCCTCGGATTGGGACACCTGATGACCAAGGCCACTTACCGCCACGACGAGACGGTGCCGGTCTATTTCGCGGTCTCAAAGCGCTCGGCTCTCGCCGGGAAAATTGACGAACTCAACGCAGCCGCCAAACGGCTCAAGGACAACGGCACCTTTGACGCCATCATCCGAAATTATTTTGATTTGCTGAAAAGCAGCCAGTGA
- a CDS encoding acetate--CoA ligase family protein — translation MDNGNHAFGGVEVCIDFGAITGIFEQAHSEGRDTLFEYEVYNLLRDSGAETPPKCILLTRGSRPTDETLSSLPGDKAVLKIVSSTIMHKTEVGGVRVVENTPDRIRSAWRRMLYEVPENYAAMLEANPKGAPEAYAGLSGEALVSAIARDVRGVLLVEFMKPDSQAFGNELIVGIRRTREFGMVLGAGLGGTDTELYAERFRKGQAVVAASTALTDGETFFELFRKTLSYKKLAGLTRGQRRIVTDEQLIECFSSFIDMANHYSPENPDAPFVIEELEINPFAYADYLMVPLDGMCRFSRPDSLPASRPVEKIGKLLHPATIGIIGVSSTRMNFGRIILNNVIDAGFDKEGMVIIRPGGGEIDGVRCVDSLADLDTRLDLFVVAVGAPQVPGLVDEVVRLDCAESVMLIPGGLGETAESEERAREVIARINEAHEQGGGPVFLGGNCMGVVSRPGSYDTWFIPEEKLPKLSSGNHHRAALISQSGAFMLTRLSQCPILDPAYMISVGNQTDLTLGDLVTYFADSDDVDVIAVYAEGFNDMDGLEFCRAIRRAVLAGKEVVFYKAGRTPEGQSATSGHTASVAGDYVVCESCVRQAGAIVAQSFTQFEHLFMLAERLHHKVIHGNRLAAMSGAGFEAVGMADSIHSDDYHMELAPLSEETRGKLTELFVEKRLDSLVTVTNPLDITPGSDDQVHADVIRILAKDPYVDAVVAGLDPMSPVMRTLADPEHADYNFEDDRSIAALIEDLLPTLDTPVIGVIDGGRLYDPLVDKLKEAGLCTFRTSDQAVAAIAQYIDGRLNAERIRQRG, via the coding sequence ATGGACAACGGTAATCATGCCTTCGGCGGCGTGGAGGTGTGCATCGATTTCGGTGCGATCACCGGAATTTTCGAGCAGGCCCACAGCGAGGGGCGCGACACCCTTTTTGAATACGAGGTGTACAACCTCTTGCGCGACTCCGGGGCCGAAACACCGCCCAAGTGCATCTTGTTGACGCGTGGCTCCCGTCCCACGGACGAGACCCTGTCTTCTCTGCCCGGTGACAAGGCCGTGCTCAAGATCGTGTCGTCCACCATCATGCACAAAACCGAAGTCGGTGGCGTGCGCGTGGTGGAGAATACGCCGGACCGCATTCGTTCGGCGTGGCGACGCATGCTGTACGAAGTGCCGGAGAACTACGCCGCCATGCTGGAGGCCAACCCCAAGGGCGCGCCCGAGGCCTATGCCGGGTTGTCCGGCGAAGCACTGGTCTCCGCCATCGCCCGCGATGTCCGCGGCGTATTGCTGGTGGAGTTTATGAAGCCCGATTCTCAGGCCTTCGGTAATGAATTGATCGTAGGTATCCGCCGTACCCGAGAGTTCGGCATGGTCCTCGGTGCAGGGCTGGGCGGTACCGATACCGAGCTGTATGCCGAGCGGTTTCGCAAGGGGCAGGCCGTGGTGGCTGCCTCCACGGCTTTGACTGATGGCGAGACCTTTTTCGAGCTCTTCCGAAAGACGCTCTCCTACAAGAAGCTGGCCGGACTCACTCGTGGCCAGCGGCGTATCGTCACGGACGAGCAACTTATCGAATGCTTCTCCTCCTTCATCGACATGGCCAACCATTATTCCCCGGAGAATCCGGACGCGCCGTTCGTCATTGAGGAGTTGGAGATCAATCCCTTTGCCTACGCGGATTATCTCATGGTGCCGCTGGACGGCATGTGCCGCTTCTCCCGGCCCGATTCCCTGCCGGCCTCCCGCCCGGTGGAGAAGATCGGCAAGCTGCTGCATCCGGCGACCATCGGCATTATCGGCGTTTCTTCCACGCGCATGAATTTTGGTCGCATCATCCTGAACAATGTCATCGACGCGGGGTTCGACAAGGAAGGCATGGTTATTATCCGTCCCGGCGGGGGCGAGATCGACGGCGTTCGCTGTGTGGATTCGCTGGCCGATCTGGATACCAGACTCGATCTTTTCGTGGTGGCTGTTGGGGCGCCGCAGGTGCCCGGGCTGGTGGATGAAGTCGTCAGGCTGGACTGTGCCGAGTCAGTCATGCTCATCCCCGGAGGATTGGGCGAGACTGCCGAGAGCGAGGAGCGTGCCCGCGAGGTTATCGCACGCATCAACGAAGCCCACGAGCAAGGTGGCGGACCGGTTTTTCTCGGCGGCAACTGCATGGGCGTGGTTTCGCGTCCCGGCTCCTACGATACGTGGTTCATCCCCGAGGAAAAGCTGCCCAAACTCTCTTCCGGCAACCATCATCGCGCGGCGCTTATCTCCCAGTCCGGCGCGTTCATGCTCACCCGACTTTCCCAGTGTCCCATTCTGGATCCCGCCTACATGATTTCCGTGGGCAACCAGACCGACCTGACCCTTGGTGATCTCGTTACCTACTTTGCCGACTCCGACGACGTGGACGTCATCGCCGTCTACGCCGAAGGGTTCAACGACATGGACGGCCTCGAGTTCTGCCGGGCCATCCGTCGTGCCGTGCTAGCGGGCAAGGAAGTGGTCTTCTACAAGGCGGGTCGTACACCCGAAGGGCAGTCCGCCACCAGCGGTCATACCGCGTCCGTGGCAGGCGATTATGTGGTTTGCGAATCCTGCGTACGTCAGGCCGGTGCCATCGTGGCCCAGTCCTTCACCCAGTTCGAGCATCTCTTCATGCTGGCAGAGCGACTGCATCACAAGGTCATTCACGGCAACCGCCTTGCCGCCATGTCCGGTGCCGGGTTCGAGGCCGTTGGTATGGCCGACTCCATCCATTCGGACGATTACCACATGGAGTTGGCCCCCCTGAGCGAAGAAACGCGCGGCAAGCTGACCGAGTTGTTTGTCGAGAAACGTCTCGATTCCCTTGTCACCGTCACCAATCCCCTCGATATCACTCCCGGTTCCGACGACCAGGTACATGCCGATGTCATCCGCATCCTCGCCAAGGACCCGTACGTGGACGCCGTGGTGGCCGGGCTTGATCCCATGTCTCCGGTCATGCGCACATTGGCGGACCCGGAACATGCGGACTACAATTTCGAGGATGACCGTTCCATTGCCGCCCTCATCGAGGATCTGCTGCCCACCCTTGATACCCCGGTCATCGGTGTCATCGATGGCGGACGTCTGTACGACCCCCTTGTGGACAAGCTCAAGGAAGCGGGACTCTGTACTTTCCGCACGTCTGATCAGGCTGTGGCAGCCATTGCCCAGTACATTGACGGCAGGCTGAACGCCGAGCGCATTCGTCAGCGCGGATAA
- a CDS encoding PAS domain-containing sensor histidine kinase: protein MSDHQYYHGLAKSMMATIVLVSIAPLFIIALIAGYQYSVAYEEKVEAHLRELVLKHDQSVDVFLEEKIAEIQVLAEVVGVNRLQDEDGLKKLHDVLVRMHGTDFVDLGLVNDKGIQEVYAGPYKLEGADYAEAEWFKDVQKRKVYVSDVSLGLRGVPHFIIALQMESEGRQWVLRTALDFIAFNKLVEDIRIGETGLAYIINKDAEFQTTPRRDMTGEMPLLRQLVKQVDNSSKLGRGRAAMTIEADPVTGENIIFVTSPLKSGEWLMVFQQEASDVFSALNRTRNLLIVMVLLGGISIGAMAYLMSRRMARKVELSDMEKEMMNEQVIEAGKLASVGELAAGIAHEINNPVAIMVEEAGWIQDLLDEGLNKDDNEREVQRALNQIRNQGVRCREITHKLLSFARKIDPTVEEISLNDMVQEMAEFCEQRARYANVLIETSLADSIPAVEGSASELQQVLLNLINNAIDAMDPGGGNLDIMTRVEDQNVVVSISDTGVGIPQANLSRIFDPFFTTKPVGKGTGLGLSIIYGIINKMDGEISVKSIVDQGTTFTIRLPMAEGNPDNVEQGEG, encoded by the coding sequence ATGTCGGATCATCAGTATTATCACGGTTTGGCCAAGTCCATGATGGCGACCATTGTGTTGGTTTCCATTGCGCCGCTTTTCATCATCGCCCTTATTGCCGGATATCAATACAGCGTAGCCTACGAAGAAAAGGTGGAGGCCCATCTGCGTGAACTGGTGCTCAAGCATGACCAGTCCGTGGATGTCTTTCTGGAAGAAAAGATTGCGGAAATACAGGTGCTGGCCGAAGTGGTCGGCGTGAACCGTTTGCAGGATGAGGACGGTCTCAAGAAACTCCACGATGTGCTGGTGCGTATGCATGGCACCGACTTCGTGGACCTCGGTCTTGTCAATGACAAGGGCATTCAGGAGGTCTACGCAGGTCCATACAAGCTCGAGGGCGCCGACTATGCCGAGGCCGAGTGGTTCAAGGACGTACAAAAGCGCAAGGTGTATGTCAGCGATGTTTCCCTTGGCTTGCGTGGCGTTCCCCATTTCATCATCGCCCTCCAGATGGAGAGCGAGGGACGGCAGTGGGTGCTGCGAACCGCCCTCGACTTCATCGCCTTCAACAAGCTGGTGGAAGACATCCGCATAGGCGAGACCGGTCTGGCCTACATCATCAACAAGGATGCTGAATTTCAGACCACGCCCCGCCGTGATATGACCGGCGAGATGCCTTTGCTGCGCCAGTTGGTGAAGCAGGTTGATAACTCCTCAAAGCTGGGCCGCGGTCGCGCCGCCATGACCATCGAGGCCGATCCTGTCACAGGCGAGAATATCATCTTCGTGACCAGCCCGTTGAAGTCCGGCGAGTGGCTTATGGTCTTCCAGCAGGAAGCCTCGGATGTCTTCTCCGCACTCAATCGTACCCGGAATCTCTTGATCGTGATGGTTCTGCTCGGCGGTATCTCCATTGGCGCCATGGCCTACCTCATGAGTCGACGCATGGCTCGAAAGGTCGAGCTCTCCGACATGGAAAAGGAAATGATGAACGAGCAGGTCATCGAAGCGGGCAAGCTCGCCAGTGTGGGTGAACTTGCCGCGGGTATTGCCCATGAGATCAACAATCCGGTGGCCATCATGGTGGAAGAAGCCGGGTGGATTCAGGATTTGCTGGATGAGGGGCTGAACAAGGACGACAATGAGCGAGAGGTCCAGCGTGCACTGAACCAGATTCGCAATCAGGGAGTGCGCTGCCGTGAGATTACCCACAAGCTCCTGAGCTTTGCGCGCAAGATCGATCCCACTGTCGAAGAAATTTCCCTCAACGACATGGTGCAGGAGATGGCCGAGTTTTGCGAACAGCGCGCCCGCTATGCCAATGTACTCATCGAGACAAGCCTGGCCGACTCCATACCTGCCGTGGAAGGCAGCGCATCCGAATTGCAGCAGGTGTTGCTCAATCTCATCAATAACGCCATCGACGCCATGGATCCGGGAGGAGGCAATCTGGATATCATGACCCGTGTGGAAGATCAGAATGTGGTGGTCTCCATTTCAGACACGGGTGTGGGTATCCCACAGGCAAATTTATCGCGAATTTTTGATCCCTTCTTTACCACCAAGCCGGTGGGCAAGGGGACTGGGCTGGGGTTGTCCATCATCTATGGCATCATCAACAAGATGGACGGTGAAATCTCGGTCAAGTCCATAGTGGATCAGGGAACCACATTCACCATCCGGCTACCCATGGCAGAGGGTAATCCGGACAATGTGGAACAAGGGGAAGGTTAG
- a CDS encoding response regulator — MPARILLIDDEQGFVETMAKRLEMRNYPVSTAFNAQEGLDTLSKVTIDVVVLDVKMPGMDGIEALARIKAEHPLVEVIMLTGHATVENAIEGMKRGAFDYMMKPCDMDGLLAKVDEAYDKKVAHEDRILEARARHIALRRGV; from the coding sequence ATGCCAGCACGAATCTTACTCATCGATGACGAACAGGGTTTTGTGGAAACCATGGCAAAACGTCTTGAAATGCGTAACTATCCGGTGTCCACTGCGTTCAACGCGCAGGAGGGACTGGACACCCTCAGCAAGGTGACCATTGACGTGGTGGTGCTGGATGTGAAGATGCCCGGTATGGACGGCATCGAAGCTCTGGCCCGGATCAAGGCGGAACATCCGCTGGTGGAGGTGATCATGCTTACCGGTCACGCCACGGTCGAGAACGCCATCGAGGGCATGAAGCGCGGTGCGTTTGATTACATGATGAAGCCGTGCGACATGGACGGGCTGCTTGCCAAGGTGGACGAAGCCTATGACAAGAAGGTGGCCCATGAAGACCGCATACTGGAAGCACGCGCCCGGCACATTGCGCTGCGGCGAGGAGTATAG
- a CDS encoding response regulator — protein sequence MTDEPIRVLLVDDEVGFLEVLTKRMGRRGFDMTAAPSGTDGIQVLRKADFDVAVLDLKLEDMDGIEVLTIFKKMVPEMPVIMLTGHGSEQAASEGLAQGAFDYLLKPCDLDELIAKIQEAVDQNRE from the coding sequence ATGACCGACGAACCGATACGCGTCCTGTTGGTGGACGATGAAGTGGGCTTTCTGGAAGTCCTGACCAAGCGCATGGGCAGGCGGGGGTTCGACATGACCGCCGCCCCCAGCGGCACCGACGGCATTCAGGTGTTGCGCAAGGCGGACTTCGACGTTGCCGTTCTCGACCTCAAGCTGGAGGACATGGACGGTATTGAAGTCCTGACGATATTCAAGAAGATGGTCCCGGAGATGCCGGTGATCATGCTCACGGGCCATGGCTCGGAGCAGGCGGCCAGCGAAGGGTTGGCTCAGGGCGCCTTCGACTATCTTCTCAAACCCTGCGACCTGGATGAGCTCATTGCAAAGATCCAAGAGGCCGTGGATCAAAACAGGGAGTAG
- a CDS encoding response regulator translates to MDNIKVMLVDDEVHFVETLEKRLGKRGFEVCATSSGEEALEKLHDFDADVVVLDVKMPGMDGIAVLNQIKTQWPLMEVVMLTGHASVEVAIRGMELGAFDYLMKPMEFQDLIYKVEDAAKQKRLKERKISRTG, encoded by the coding sequence GTGGACAACATCAAAGTGATGCTTGTGGACGATGAGGTCCATTTCGTGGAGACGCTGGAGAAGCGACTGGGCAAGAGAGGTTTCGAGGTCTGTGCCACTTCTTCGGGAGAAGAAGCTCTTGAAAAGTTGCATGATTTCGACGCTGATGTGGTGGTGCTGGACGTGAAGATGCCCGGCATGGACGGCATTGCCGTTCTCAATCAGATCAAGACCCAGTGGCCGCTCATGGAGGTGGTCATGCTCACTGGGCACGCCAGTGTGGAGGTCGCCATTCGCGGCATGGAGCTGGGCGCGTTCGATTATCTCATGAAGCCCATGGAGTTTCAGGACCTGATTTACAAGGTTGAGGACGCCGCCAAGCAGAAGCGGCTCAAGGAACGGAAGATCAGCCGGACCGGCTAG
- a CDS encoding lactoylglutathione lyase family protein: MSYPRNFSHIGITVTDLDEAVRFYTEVMGWYVIMQPTTITQDDSAIGVMCNDVFGEGWGSFRIAHLSTGDKIGVELFEFPNSERRENNFEFWKTGVFHYSVQDPDVEGLAKKIVENGGKQRMPVREYFPGEKPYRMVYCEDPFGNIVEIYSHSYELTYSAGAYQD, translated from the coding sequence ATGTCTTATCCCAGAAACTTTTCCCATATCGGCATCACCGTCACCGACCTGGACGAAGCTGTCCGCTTCTACACCGAGGTCATGGGCTGGTACGTCATCATGCAGCCCACCACCATCACCCAGGACGACTCCGCCATCGGCGTCATGTGCAATGACGTGTTCGGCGAGGGTTGGGGCAGTTTCCGCATCGCCCACCTGTCCACCGGCGACAAGATCGGCGTAGAGCTGTTCGAATTCCCCAACTCTGAACGCCGCGAAAACAACTTCGAATTCTGGAAGACCGGCGTATTCCACTACTCTGTTCAGGACCCCGACGTTGAAGGACTGGCCAAGAAGATCGTGGAGAACGGCGGCAAGCAGCGCATGCCTGTTCGCGAATACTTCCCCGGCGAAAAGCCCTACCGCATGGTCTACTGTGAAGACCCGTTTGGAAACATCGTCGAAATCTATAGCCACAGTTACGAACTGACCTACTCTGCCGGCGCCTATCAGGACTAA